A genomic segment from Streptomyces sp. NBC_01233 encodes:
- a CDS encoding thiamine pyrophosphate-binding protein yields the protein MTHDHDLVLRPTEAQTAAALAPPPGRTGGDLVVETLRSLGATTVFGLPGQHALGLFDAVGRSDLRLVGLRTENNAGFAADAYGRITGEAVPLLLSTGPGALMALPALAEAAAASAPVLAISSQVPVAGLGGGRRGHLHELRDQSASFRDVVKSVHVARTPSQIPSVVAEAWESALTAPHGPVWVEIPEDVLRTETFIPQVTGMDATPHELAPRPELTAVAAHWLSSAERPVIIAGGGVIRSDAAGKLKQLAERLDAPVVTTFGGKGAFPWTHPLSLQSWLEDRHMTDFLEDADVLLVVGSGLGELSSNYHTFFPTGRVVQIDADLGKLESNHPALGIHADARLALQALLETVAERKDPAAPERVRLVLDDIAARLATQDVALERSLLTSIRSALPPRSPSFWDMTILSYWAWSAFDAKHPNTMHSAQGAGGLGYAFPAALGACVAEPGTPVLAVSGDGGAMYSIADLATARQHDLDVTWLIVDDGGYGILREYMTQSFGSATGTELARPDFAALAASFDVPATTTTPQSLTADLKKALATPGPSVVVLPALLKMFAPTHL from the coding sequence GTGACGCACGACCACGACCTGGTACTCCGTCCCACCGAGGCCCAGACGGCCGCCGCCCTGGCCCCGCCGCCGGGGCGGACGGGCGGGGACCTGGTCGTGGAAACGCTGCGTTCGCTGGGCGCCACCACCGTCTTCGGGCTGCCGGGGCAGCACGCCCTCGGCCTCTTCGACGCGGTGGGGCGCTCCGACCTGCGCCTCGTCGGACTCCGTACGGAGAACAACGCGGGCTTCGCCGCCGACGCCTACGGCCGCATCACGGGCGAGGCGGTCCCCCTCCTCCTCTCCACCGGCCCGGGCGCGCTCATGGCCCTGCCCGCGCTCGCGGAGGCGGCCGCGGCCTCGGCCCCGGTCCTCGCCATCTCCTCGCAGGTCCCCGTCGCGGGTCTGGGCGGGGGCCGGCGCGGTCACCTGCACGAGCTGCGCGACCAGTCGGCGTCCTTCCGGGACGTGGTGAAGTCGGTCCACGTCGCCCGCACCCCGTCCCAGATCCCCTCCGTCGTCGCGGAGGCCTGGGAGTCGGCGCTGACGGCTCCGCACGGCCCGGTCTGGGTGGAGATCCCGGAGGACGTCCTGCGCACAGAGACGTTCATTCCCCAGGTCACGGGCATGGACGCGACCCCGCACGAGCTCGCCCCCCGCCCGGAACTCACCGCCGTGGCCGCGCACTGGCTCTCCTCGGCCGAGCGCCCCGTGATCATCGCGGGCGGCGGGGTCATCCGCTCCGACGCAGCCGGCAAGCTCAAGCAGCTGGCGGAACGCCTGGACGCCCCGGTGGTCACCACCTTCGGCGGCAAGGGCGCCTTCCCCTGGACCCACCCGCTCTCCCTCCAGTCCTGGCTGGAGGACCGCCACATGACGGACTTCCTGGAGGACGCGGACGTCCTGCTGGTCGTCGGCTCGGGCCTCGGGGAACTCTCCTCCAACTACCACACGTTCTTCCCCACGGGCCGGGTCGTCCAGATCGACGCGGACCTCGGCAAGCTGGAGTCCAACCACCCGGCCCTCGGCATCCACGCTGACGCCCGCCTGGCCCTCCAGGCCCTGCTGGAGACGGTCGCCGAGCGCAAGGACCCCGCCGCCCCGGAGCGCGTCCGCCTGGTCCTCGACGACATCGCGGCCCGCCTCGCCACCCAGGACGTCGCCCTGGAGCGCTCGCTCCTGACCTCGATCCGCTCCGCCCTCCCCCCGCGCTCCCCGTCCTTCTGGGACATGACGATCCTGTCCTACTGGGCTTGGTCCGCCTTCGACGCGAAGCACCCCAACACCATGCACTCGGCCCAGGGCGCGGGCGGCCTCGGCTACGCCTTCCCGGCCGCCCTGGGCGCCTGCGTCGCGGAACCGGGCACGCCCGTCCTGGCAGTCTCCGGCGACGGCGGCGCCATGTACTCGATCGCGGACCTGGCCACGGCCCGCCAGCACGACCTCGACGTCACCTGGCTGATCGTGGACGACGGCGGTTACGGCATCCTGCGCGAGTACATGACCCAGTCCTTCGGCAGCGCCACCGGCACGGAACTCGCCCGCCCCGACTTCGCCGCCCTGGCGGCGTCCTTCGACGTCCCGGCGACCACCACCACCCCGCAATCCCTGACCGCCGACCTCAAGAAGGCCCTCGCCACCCCGGGCCCCTCGGTCGTCGTCCTCCCGGCGCTCCTCAAGATGTTCGCTCCGACCCACCTCTGA
- the speB gene encoding agmatinase, producing the protein MSTQPRGPVDSSRIPRYAGPATFARLPRLDEVGSADVAVVGVPFDSGVSYRPGARFGGNAIREASRLLRPYNPAQDASPFALAQVADAGDIAVNPFNINEAVETVEAAADELLSSGSRLMTLGGDHTIALPLLRSVAKKHGPVALLHFDAHLDTWDTYFGAEYTHGTPFRRAVEEGILDTEALSHVGTRGPLYGKQDLDDDAKMGFGIVTSADVYRRGADEVADQLRQRIGDRPLYISIDIDVLDPAHAPGTGTPEAGGMTSRELLEIIRGLSSCNLVSADVVEVAPAYDHAEITSVAASHTAYELTTIMSRQIAAARQGR; encoded by the coding sequence ATGAGCACGCAGCCGCGCGGCCCCGTCGACTCCTCCCGCATCCCGCGCTACGCGGGCCCGGCGACCTTCGCCCGGCTGCCCCGCCTCGACGAGGTCGGTTCCGCCGACGTCGCCGTCGTCGGCGTGCCCTTCGACTCCGGCGTCTCCTACCGCCCCGGCGCCCGCTTCGGCGGCAACGCCATCCGCGAGGCCTCGCGCCTCCTGCGCCCGTACAACCCGGCGCAGGACGCCTCCCCCTTCGCCCTCGCGCAGGTCGCGGACGCCGGCGACATCGCCGTGAACCCCTTCAACATCAACGAGGCCGTCGAGACGGTCGAGGCCGCGGCCGACGAGCTGCTCTCCTCCGGCTCCCGCCTGATGACCCTCGGCGGCGACCACACCATCGCCCTCCCGCTGCTCCGCTCGGTCGCGAAGAAGCACGGCCCGGTGGCCCTGCTGCACTTCGACGCGCACCTGGACACCTGGGACACGTACTTCGGCGCCGAGTACACGCACGGCACGCCGTTCCGCCGGGCGGTGGAGGAGGGCATCCTCGACACCGAGGCGCTCTCGCACGTCGGCACGCGCGGCCCGCTGTACGGCAAGCAGGACCTCGACGACGACGCCAAGATGGGCTTCGGCATCGTCACCTCGGCGGACGTCTACCGCCGCGGTGCCGACGAGGTCGCCGACCAGCTGCGCCAGCGCATCGGCGACCGCCCGCTCTACATCTCGATCGACATCGACGTGCTGGACCCGGCGCACGCGCCCGGCACCGGTACCCCCGAGGCGGGCGGCATGACCTCCCGCGAGCTGCTGGAGATCATCCGCGGCCTGTCCTCCTGCAACCTGGTTTCGGCGGACGTCGTCGAGGTGGCCCCGGCGTACGATCACGCGGAGATCACCTCGGTCGCGGCCTCGCACACCGCGTACGAGCTGACCACGATCATGAGCCGTCAGATCGCTGCCGCCAGGCAGGGCCGATAG
- a CDS encoding helix-turn-helix domain-containing protein, protein MTTLPGDPEPGNGAAAGAGAPAGAPAREPMTPPVLLGGLLGERALQLRHLAGPRAAEVHGVHASEMADPSPYLLGGELLLTAGAALTEAGAAAYVGRLARAGAAALGFGVTPVHEVVPPGLAEACERYGLPLVEVPPGTPFTAVARTVGRLMAEARTRELRRVAEAQQALAAAAARPDPVPAVLSRLAASLGGWAALLTPGATGAGGGGPTEGPAGTTGTTGTARTTGTPGATPSARSAAGTTGAPRPTQGALAAGPAPGADVLDAVDSLARRVAPGAAATATDALGATSLAAYAVGAGRVLALATPGRTPGDHTIASIAAVLLTLLTAPRPAGDEAAALTRLLLGGDPAGALAAGPWHVVHARGSGDPQALAAALGTVLLDPHEAGVRLLTDREPTPQPGWRLGVSAPAAPDALPAADAQARRALERAEAARTPLARHAAPGFSGLVDEAEARAHAAALLAPLSPVLRETLRGWLAHHGGWDRTAAALGVHRNTVRQRVARCAELLGRDLDDPDTRMELWFALRREEPPRGPGG, encoded by the coding sequence ATGACCACCCTTCCCGGCGACCCGGAACCCGGCAACGGTGCGGCGGCGGGGGCGGGGGCGCCGGCCGGGGCTCCCGCCCGGGAGCCGATGACGCCGCCCGTGCTGCTCGGTGGGCTGCTCGGTGAGCGGGCGCTCCAGCTGCGGCACCTCGCGGGGCCGCGGGCGGCGGAGGTGCACGGGGTACACGCCTCCGAGATGGCGGACCCCTCCCCGTACCTGCTGGGCGGCGAGCTCCTGCTGACGGCCGGGGCCGCGCTGACGGAGGCCGGGGCCGCCGCCTACGTCGGCCGGCTCGCCCGCGCCGGAGCCGCCGCGCTCGGCTTCGGCGTGACCCCGGTGCACGAGGTGGTGCCGCCCGGCCTGGCCGAGGCGTGCGAGCGGTACGGCCTCCCGCTCGTCGAGGTCCCGCCGGGGACCCCCTTCACGGCGGTCGCCCGTACCGTCGGGCGGTTGATGGCGGAGGCCCGTACGCGGGAGCTGCGCCGGGTCGCGGAGGCCCAGCAGGCACTGGCGGCCGCCGCGGCCCGGCCGGATCCGGTTCCGGCGGTGCTGTCCCGGCTGGCGGCGAGCCTCGGCGGCTGGGCCGCCCTGCTCACCCCGGGCGCCACGGGCGCGGGGGGCGGCGGTCCGACCGAGGGTCCGGCCGGGACCACCGGGACCACCGGGACCGCCCGGACCACCGGGACCCCGGGCGCCACGCCGAGCGCCCGATCGGCGGCCGGGACGACCGGGGCCCCCCGACCCACCCAGGGCGCACTCGCCGCCGGGCCCGCGCCGGGCGCGGACGTGCTCGACGCCGTGGACTCCCTGGCCCGCCGTGTGGCCCCGGGAGCCGCGGCCACCGCCACCGACGCGCTCGGCGCCACGAGCCTGGCCGCGTACGCCGTGGGCGCCGGGCGGGTGCTGGCCCTGGCCACCCCGGGGCGGACCCCCGGCGACCACACCATCGCCTCCATCGCCGCCGTCCTGCTGACGCTGCTCACCGCCCCCCGCCCGGCCGGCGACGAGGCCGCGGCCCTCACCCGGCTCCTGCTCGGCGGTGATCCCGCCGGGGCCCTGGCGGCCGGGCCCTGGCACGTCGTCCACGCCCGCGGCTCCGGGGATCCGCAGGCCCTCGCGGCCGCGCTGGGCACCGTACTGCTCGACCCGCACGAGGCCGGCGTACGGCTGCTCACCGACCGGGAGCCCACCCCCCAGCCCGGCTGGCGGCTGGGGGTCAGCGCCCCGGCCGCACCCGACGCGCTGCCCGCCGCCGACGCGCAGGCCCGGCGGGCCCTGGAACGCGCCGAGGCGGCCCGCACCCCCCTGGCCCGGCACGCAGCCCCCGGCTTCTCGGGCCTGGTCGACGAGGCGGAGGCCCGCGCGCACGCCGCGGCCCTGCTCGCACCCCTCTCCCCCGTCCTGCGGGAGACACTGCGCGGCTGGCTGGCGCACCACGGCGGGTGGGACCGCACCGCCGCCGCCCTGGGCGTGCACCGCAACACGGTCCGCCAGCGCGTGGCCCGCTGCGCGGAGCTGCTGGGTCGGGACCTGGACGACCCGGACACCCGGATGGAGCTGTGGTTCGCCCTGCGCCGGGAGGAGCCCCCGCGGGGGCCGGGCGGCTGA
- a CDS encoding acyl-CoA dehydrogenase family protein has product MRRTVFNEDHEAFRETIRAFIEAEVVPVYDEWFAAGQAPRDFYYKLGELGIFGINVPEEFGGAGLDTHKFEAVLYEETSRAGVNFGGSGVHVLLALPYIKMLADDEQKKRYLPKFVSGEEMWALAMTEPGTGSDVAGMKTTAKLSEDGTHYVLNGSKTFITGGVHADRVIVCARTSAPSAEDRRFGISLFAVDTKSEGYSIGRKLDKLGLRTSDTAELAFVDVKVPVEDLLGEENKGFYYLGANLPSERWGIAFGAYAQAKAAIRFAQEYVTERTVFGKPVAHFQNTKFELAACQAEVDAAEAVADRALEALDAGELTAAEAASAKLFCTEVAHRVIDKCLQLHGGYGYMNEYPIARLYADNRVNRIYGGTSEVMKSIIAKAMGL; this is encoded by the coding sequence GTGCGCCGTACGGTGTTCAACGAGGACCACGAGGCGTTCCGCGAGACGATCCGCGCCTTCATCGAGGCGGAGGTCGTCCCCGTCTACGACGAGTGGTTCGCCGCCGGGCAGGCGCCGCGCGACTTCTACTACAAGCTCGGCGAGCTGGGCATCTTCGGCATCAACGTCCCCGAGGAGTTCGGCGGCGCGGGCCTGGACACCCACAAGTTCGAGGCCGTCCTGTACGAGGAGACCTCGCGCGCGGGCGTCAACTTCGGCGGCTCCGGCGTGCACGTGCTGCTCGCCCTGCCCTACATCAAGATGCTCGCCGACGATGAGCAGAAGAAGCGTTACCTCCCGAAGTTCGTCTCCGGTGAGGAGATGTGGGCGCTGGCGATGACCGAGCCGGGCACCGGCTCCGACGTCGCGGGCATGAAGACCACCGCCAAGCTCTCCGAGGACGGCACCCACTACGTCCTCAACGGCTCCAAGACCTTCATCACCGGCGGCGTGCACGCCGACCGCGTGATCGTCTGCGCCCGCACCTCCGCCCCGAGCGCCGAGGACCGCCGCTTCGGCATCTCCCTCTTCGCCGTGGACACCAAGTCCGAGGGGTACTCCATCGGCCGCAAGCTGGACAAGCTGGGCCTGCGCACCTCCGACACCGCCGAGCTGGCGTTCGTCGACGTGAAGGTCCCGGTCGAGGACCTGCTCGGCGAGGAGAACAAGGGCTTCTACTACCTCGGCGCGAACCTGCCCTCCGAGCGCTGGGGCATCGCCTTCGGCGCGTACGCGCAGGCCAAGGCCGCCATCCGGTTCGCCCAGGAGTACGTGACGGAGCGCACCGTCTTCGGCAAGCCGGTCGCCCACTTCCAGAACACCAAGTTCGAACTGGCCGCCTGCCAGGCCGAGGTGGACGCCGCCGAAGCCGTCGCCGACCGCGCCCTGGAGGCCCTGGACGCCGGTGAGCTGACCGCGGCCGAGGCCGCGTCCGCGAAGCTGTTCTGCACCGAGGTCGCGCACCGCGTCATCGACAAGTGCCTCCAGCTGCACGGCGGCTACGGCTACATGAACGAGTACCCGATCGCCCGCCTGTACGCCGACAACCGCGTGAACCGCATCTACGGCGGCACCAGCGAGGTCATGAAGTCCATCATCGCCAAGGCCATGGGCCTGTAA
- the tesB gene encoding acyl-CoA thioesterase II: MNEALTTLLDLLDLEQIEENIFRGTSRPSLVPRVFGGQVAAQALVAAGRTVPADRTAHSLHSYFLRTGDTGAPIVYSVDRIRDGRSFTTRRVVAVQHGQPIFHLSASFQTYEDGLDHQVAMPSAPDPESLPTAAESLPAYREIFRDPGTVERLIETREAVDLRYATTPPWGSVGEPVEPRSQVWFRTAGKLDSADPLLHTCLATYVSDMTLLDSVLLAHGRGGWAVGDVVGASLDHAMWFHRPFRADEWLLYDQESPSAAAGRGLGQARIWTQDGRLAVTVIQEGVVRVPRA, from the coding sequence ATGAACGAGGCACTGACGACTCTCCTCGATCTGCTCGACCTCGAGCAGATCGAGGAGAACATCTTCCGCGGTACCAGCCGGCCTTCACTGGTCCCGCGCGTCTTCGGCGGTCAGGTCGCGGCCCAGGCTCTGGTCGCGGCCGGGCGGACCGTCCCCGCGGACCGCACCGCGCACTCGCTGCACTCGTACTTCCTGCGCACCGGCGACACGGGCGCGCCCATCGTGTACTCGGTGGACCGGATCCGTGACGGACGCTCCTTCACCACGCGCCGCGTCGTCGCCGTCCAGCACGGCCAGCCGATCTTCCACCTCTCCGCGTCGTTCCAGACGTACGAGGACGGCCTCGACCACCAGGTCGCCATGCCGTCCGCCCCGGACCCGGAGTCCCTGCCCACCGCGGCCGAGTCGCTGCCCGCGTACCGCGAGATCTTCCGCGACCCCGGCACGGTGGAGCGGCTGATCGAGACGCGGGAGGCGGTGGACCTGCGCTACGCGACGACCCCGCCCTGGGGCAGCGTCGGCGAGCCGGTGGAGCCGCGCTCGCAGGTGTGGTTCCGTACGGCCGGCAAGCTGGACAGCGCCGATCCGCTGCTGCACACCTGCCTGGCCACCTACGTCTCCGACATGACCCTGCTGGACTCGGTGCTGCTCGCGCACGGCCGGGGCGGCTGGGCGGTGGGTGACGTGGTCGGCGCTTCGCTGGACCACGCGATGTGGTTCCACCGGCCGTTCCGCGCGGACGAATGGCTCCTGTACGACCAGGAGTCGCCCTCGGCGGCCGCCGGCCGGGGCCTCGGCCAGGCCCGCATCTGGACCCAGGACGGCCGACTGGCCGTGACCGTCATCCAGGAGGGTGTCGTCCGCGTTCCGCGCGCGTGA
- a CDS encoding DUF4253 domain-containing protein, whose translation MAKPPKTHHPLSVLVDDPQGRRLGLDLPPGEVVDRPGRRRWGRAAQPLLWVSGESVGVGALAAHRSPALAAAGLQAVLFQGRRGLERWWEDREFRPDRMSDPDDLHVEPVLREFWRRVVPDPEEGEEGEEIIAPFARDWPGLAQSWPAGGPDAADPEVAACELADELIGSGSLPSPRLALVPAARGADVPAALGWGGPTNHENDTALISTVLRSWEERFGARLVALGFDELHVSVAAPPRTVAQALPVAAEHFAFAPDNIWQGCGTIRAYADEAVTGSDHWGFWWD comes from the coding sequence ATGGCGAAGCCTCCGAAGACGCACCACCCGCTGTCCGTTCTGGTCGACGATCCTCAAGGGCGCCGTCTGGGGCTGGACTTGCCGCCGGGCGAGGTCGTCGACAGGCCCGGGCGGCGGCGGTGGGGCAGGGCGGCGCAGCCGCTGCTGTGGGTGTCCGGCGAGAGCGTGGGCGTCGGTGCGCTCGCCGCGCACCGCAGCCCGGCACTCGCGGCCGCCGGGCTGCAGGCGGTGCTGTTCCAGGGCCGCCGCGGGCTCGAACGTTGGTGGGAGGACCGGGAGTTCCGGCCGGATCGGATGTCCGACCCCGATGACCTCCACGTCGAGCCGGTGCTGCGCGAGTTCTGGCGCAGGGTGGTCCCCGATCCGGAGGAGGGGGAGGAGGGCGAGGAGATCATCGCGCCCTTCGCCAGGGACTGGCCCGGGCTCGCGCAGTCATGGCCGGCGGGTGGGCCGGACGCGGCGGATCCGGAGGTCGCGGCCTGCGAGCTGGCGGACGAGCTGATCGGGAGCGGTTCCCTGCCGAGCCCGCGGCTCGCGCTGGTCCCCGCCGCCCGCGGAGCCGACGTACCCGCCGCGCTGGGCTGGGGCGGGCCGACCAACCACGAGAACGACACCGCCCTCATCAGTACCGTCCTGCGGTCCTGGGAGGAGCGCTTCGGCGCCCGCCTCGTCGCCCTCGGCTTCGACGAACTCCACGTGTCGGTGGCGGCCCCGCCGCGTACGGTCGCCCAGGCGCTGCCGGTCGCCGCGGAGCACTTCGCCTTCGCGCCCGACAACATCTGGCAGGGCTGCGGCACGATCCGCGCCTACGCGGACGAGGCGGTCACCGGCAGCGACCACTGGGGATTCTGGTGGGACTGA
- a CDS encoding phosphatase, with protein sequence MARMPKPIETPSRAELIDHLVRTRIAGQVATPRENNLSHYRKLANGDRHYWLGLELGDRWTDEQDVLAVMAERCGVVDDPAFRYGQDTIDPELTVAGLDRLAARLRKAALDRQSVLFATGHPGGLLDVHRATAAALRAAGCEIVVIPPGLVADEGSVWQFADVAVLERGATLWHTHSPEPMAAVLDGLMAENRPQPDLVVADHGWAGCAAQRGLDAAGYADCNDPALFIGEAEGAVQVTIPLDDHVRDPRFYDPMVAYLLNAAGLQDA encoded by the coding sequence ATGGCCCGTATGCCGAAGCCGATAGAGACGCCGAGCCGTGCCGAACTCATCGACCATCTGGTCCGCACGCGGATCGCGGGACAGGTCGCGACCCCGCGCGAGAACAACCTGAGCCACTACCGCAAGCTCGCCAACGGCGACCGGCACTACTGGCTCGGCCTGGAGCTGGGCGACCGGTGGACGGACGAGCAGGACGTGCTCGCGGTGATGGCGGAGCGGTGCGGGGTCGTGGACGACCCGGCGTTCCGGTACGGCCAGGACACCATCGACCCGGAGCTGACCGTGGCGGGCCTGGACCGGCTGGCGGCGCGGCTGCGCAAGGCGGCGCTGGACCGGCAGAGCGTGCTGTTCGCCACCGGGCACCCGGGCGGGCTGCTGGACGTCCACCGGGCTACGGCGGCGGCCCTGCGCGCCGCGGGCTGCGAGATCGTCGTCATCCCCCCGGGCCTGGTGGCCGACGAGGGCTCGGTGTGGCAGTTCGCGGACGTCGCGGTGCTGGAGCGGGGCGCGACCCTGTGGCACACCCACTCGCCGGAGCCGATGGCCGCGGTCCTGGACGGCCTGATGGCCGAGAACCGCCCGCAGCCGGACCTGGTCGTCGCCGACCACGGCTGGGCGGGCTGTGCGGCCCAGCGCGGCCTGGACGCGGCCGGCTACGCCGACTGCAACGACCCGGCCTTGTTCATCGGCGAGGCGGAGGGCGCCGTCCAGGTGACGATCCCCCTGGACGACCACGTCCGCGACCCCCGCTTCTACGACCCGATGGTGGCGTACCTGCTGAACGCGGCGGGCCTGCAGGACGCGTGA
- a CDS encoding SACE_7040 family transcriptional regulator, protein MSTRAAAPTRREQILSEAARLFAARGFHGVGVDEIGAAVGISGPGLYRHFAGKDAMLAELLVGISERLLTGGRHRVAEAAGAPERVLSSLIDGHIDFALDDRALITLHDRELDRLREADRKLVRQLQRQYVELWVETVRELHPEVGEAEVRVSVHAVFGLLNSTPHLAALGREATESLLRRLAHGAFGALSA, encoded by the coding sequence ACCCGTCGCGAGCAGATCCTCAGTGAGGCCGCCCGCCTCTTCGCCGCGCGCGGATTCCACGGTGTCGGCGTCGACGAGATAGGTGCCGCGGTGGGCATCAGCGGCCCCGGCCTGTACCGGCACTTCGCGGGCAAGGACGCCATGCTCGCCGAGCTGCTCGTCGGCATCAGCGAACGGCTGCTGACCGGCGGCCGCCACCGGGTGGCGGAGGCGGCGGGCGCCCCGGAGCGGGTCCTGTCCTCCCTCATCGACGGGCACATCGACTTCGCGCTCGACGACCGGGCGCTGATCACCCTGCACGACCGGGAGCTCGACCGGCTGCGCGAGGCCGACCGCAAGCTCGTGCGGCAGCTGCAGCGCCAGTACGTGGAGCTGTGGGTGGAGACCGTACGGGAACTGCACCCGGAGGTCGGCGAGGCGGAGGTGCGCGTCTCCGTGCACGCGGTCTTCGGCCTGCTGAACTCCACCCCCCACCTGGCGGCCCTGGGGCGGGAGGCGACGGAGTCCCTGCTGCGCCGGCTCGCGCACGGGGCGTTCGGGGCGCTGTCGGCGTGA